A genome region from Rhizobium sp. ACO-34A includes the following:
- a CDS encoding 4-hydroxyacetophenone monooxygenase has protein sequence MTTHTSILIIGAGFAGLGMGIQLRRAGREDFLIIERASDVGGTWRDNHYPGVACDVPSHLYSFSYLTNPNWSRVFSPGGEILDYMRGCAKDEGLLPKIHFETDMLECRWDAGAGQWVVNTSKGVYTAPILITGTGHLADSRLPDVQGLDSFTGASFHSAGWDHSIDLKGKRIGVVGSGASAIQVVPEMQKLASELVVFQRSAPYMIPRADRAYTEGEKRLFQRDPETVDALRSEIFWGGEFNFAQRRNIPRYLNEAKKMALGHLDTQVADPTLKAKLTPDYEIGCKRLLISNTYYPALCAENTVLEASALARVEGSKAYGASGEAYDLDVLIFATGFEAVRPPFAKRIFGTEGISLDDHWDKGMQAHDSIAVHGYPNLFIINGPNTGLGHNSIVYIIEAQVDYILGALDHAETRGIAVMEARKDAEDAYMDRLHERSQGTVWLAGGCKSWYVDDRSGRLTLVWPDFAHSFRDENGTFHPGDYVTQPERIAAE, from the coding sequence ATGACCACTCACACGAGCATTCTCATCATCGGTGCTGGGTTCGCCGGGCTTGGCATGGGCATCCAGCTGCGCCGGGCGGGCCGAGAGGATTTCCTGATCATCGAGCGCGCCTCGGATGTCGGCGGCACCTGGCGCGACAACCATTATCCCGGTGTCGCCTGCGACGTGCCATCCCACCTTTATTCCTTCAGCTACCTCACCAATCCCAACTGGAGCCGTGTCTTCTCTCCCGGTGGCGAAATTCTCGACTACATGCGCGGTTGCGCGAAAGACGAAGGGCTGCTGCCGAAGATCCATTTCGAAACGGATATGCTCGAGTGCCGCTGGGATGCGGGCGCCGGACAGTGGGTGGTGAATACCTCGAAAGGTGTCTACACCGCGCCGATCCTGATTACCGGGACGGGACATCTGGCCGACAGCCGCTTGCCGGATGTCCAGGGCCTCGACAGCTTCACGGGTGCGTCCTTCCACTCCGCCGGGTGGGATCATTCCATCGATCTCAAGGGCAAGCGTATCGGGGTCGTGGGATCCGGCGCATCCGCGATCCAGGTCGTGCCGGAAATGCAGAAACTGGCTTCCGAACTCGTGGTGTTCCAGCGTTCGGCCCCCTACATGATCCCGCGCGCCGACCGGGCCTATACGGAAGGTGAAAAGCGCCTGTTCCAGCGCGATCCGGAAACGGTCGATGCCCTGCGTTCGGAAATCTTCTGGGGCGGTGAATTCAACTTCGCCCAGCGTCGCAACATCCCGCGCTACCTGAACGAAGCGAAGAAGATGGCGCTCGGACATCTCGATACGCAGGTTGCCGATCCGACGCTCAAGGCCAAGCTGACGCCGGACTATGAGATCGGCTGCAAGCGACTGCTGATTTCCAACACCTATTATCCGGCGCTTTGCGCGGAAAACACGGTTCTGGAAGCTTCCGCGCTCGCCCGCGTCGAAGGTTCGAAGGCATATGGTGCAAGCGGCGAGGCCTATGATCTCGACGTGCTGATCTTTGCGACCGGCTTCGAGGCGGTTCGCCCCCCCTTCGCCAAGCGCATTTTCGGCACGGAAGGTATCAGCCTCGACGACCATTGGGACAAGGGGATGCAGGCGCATGACTCCATCGCCGTGCACGGCTATCCCAACCTCTTCATCATCAACGGTCCGAACACAGGCCTTGGCCATAATTCCATCGTCTACATCATCGAGGCGCAGGTCGATTACATCCTCGGCGCTCTCGACCATGCCGAGACCCGTGGCATCGCCGTGATGGAAGCCCGCAAGGATGCCGAGGATGCCTATATGGACCGCCTACACGAGCGTTCGCAGGGAACGGTCTGGCTCGCTGGCGGTTGCAAGAGCTGGTACGTAGACGACCGGTCCGGTCGCCTTACGCTTGTCTGGCCGGACTTCGCGCATTCCTTCCGCGACGAAAACGGCACGTTCCATCCCGGCGACTACGTCACGCAGCCCGAGCGCATCGCCGCCGAATAA
- a CDS encoding ABC transporter permease yields the protein MSEPQATVATTTGSGRSGVFPHWGRVLAISVGPLVAALALGGIILLAMGVNPLSYYAYVVERAILSPSGLSATLTRMGPFLLIAASLIVAFRAGIWNLGGDGQFLLAAVIVAATTPLMFSAGLPIWINLAIGLVIGAVIGALWGILPALLKAWHGINEIITTLMMSFLGVSFANVLVKLAFLDPATTTPQTRTLPVEARLPKLFDTTVSSGLIIGLIAIVVVHLMMTRTSFGMRLRLVGANPRAAVHAGLSVPKLTIAVFAISAGLAGLSGAVDILGTQGNVRADWNPAYSLTVVPLVFLARLNGFGSIAYVFLFSALTIGGESAARRLGVPSFFSLVIVALLLITLGLAEYLDKRRHYSAKP from the coding sequence ATGAGCGAACCACAAGCGACCGTCGCCACGACAACAGGCTCCGGCAGATCGGGCGTGTTTCCGCACTGGGGCCGGGTGCTGGCCATAAGCGTCGGGCCGCTCGTTGCGGCATTGGCGCTCGGCGGGATCATTCTTCTGGCCATGGGCGTAAATCCGCTGAGCTACTATGCCTATGTGGTGGAACGGGCGATCCTGTCACCCTCCGGCCTGTCGGCGACCCTGACGAGAATGGGACCCTTCCTGCTGATCGCCGCCAGCCTGATCGTCGCCTTCCGGGCCGGAATCTGGAACCTCGGCGGCGATGGCCAGTTTCTGCTTGCCGCCGTCATCGTGGCGGCGACAACGCCGCTGATGTTCAGCGCCGGCCTTCCCATCTGGATCAATCTGGCGATTGGCCTTGTTATCGGCGCCGTGATCGGCGCGCTGTGGGGCATCCTGCCGGCCTTGCTGAAAGCCTGGCATGGGATCAACGAAATCATCACGACGCTGATGATGAGTTTTCTCGGGGTGTCCTTTGCCAACGTGTTGGTGAAGCTCGCCTTTCTCGATCCCGCCACCACGACGCCCCAGACCCGCACTCTCCCAGTCGAGGCCCGTCTGCCGAAACTGTTCGATACGACCGTCTCATCCGGCCTGATCATCGGCCTGATCGCAATCGTGGTGGTGCACCTGATGATGACGCGCACGTCCTTCGGCATGCGTCTGCGTCTTGTCGGCGCCAATCCCCGGGCGGCCGTTCATGCGGGACTTTCGGTGCCAAAACTGACGATTGCGGTCTTCGCCATTTCGGCCGGCCTCGCAGGGCTGTCGGGTGCCGTCGATATTCTCGGCACCCAGGGCAATGTACGGGCCGACTGGAACCCGGCCTACAGCCTGACCGTCGTGCCGCTGGTGTTTCTGGCAAGACTCAACGGCTTCGGCTCGATTGCCTATGTCTTCCTGTTCTCCGCCCTCACCATTGGTGGCGAAAGCGCCGCCCGGCGACTTGGCGTGCCAAGTTTCTTCTCGCTGGTCATCGTCGCACTCCTGCTGATTACGCTGGGGCTCGCCGAGTACCTGGACAAGCGTCGGCATTACAGCGCGAAGCCCTGA
- a CDS encoding ABC transporter permease, whose translation MSLFTESFIITLFLGAISAGTPLLLAGLGEQLSEKAGVLNIGLEGMILAGAYAGFLVAWASGSPALGFVSGASAGAFIAAFMVLFCVRLGLNQIVIGIALTLAVQGLTALLHFVQFSRSYPRLDGVSKWPIWPLSDIPVLGPILFNHNPVVYLAIAFVALFAWVYRMTHLGSVLQAAGDKPAALDAMGVDVFRTRSLAVLATGALAGLGGAFMSVAVAGVFIPFMSHGNGFIAIVLAMLARGRPLWVLGGALLFGASLSLTTALQVAGVNVPTDVIQMLPFAMVMMVLLVAGRKASLPQALGESFVRGAR comes from the coding sequence ATGTCGCTCTTCACGGAAAGTTTCATCATCACCTTGTTTCTCGGAGCCATCTCGGCCGGGACACCGCTCCTGCTGGCCGGACTTGGAGAACAGCTCTCGGAAAAAGCGGGCGTACTGAACATCGGTCTCGAGGGCATGATCCTCGCAGGCGCCTATGCCGGCTTTCTCGTCGCCTGGGCGAGCGGCAGTCCGGCGCTGGGCTTTGTCAGCGGCGCCTCGGCAGGCGCATTCATCGCTGCCTTCATGGTGCTGTTCTGCGTCCGCTTGGGTCTCAACCAGATCGTGATCGGGATCGCGTTGACGCTTGCGGTTCAGGGTCTCACGGCCCTATTGCATTTCGTGCAGTTCTCCCGGAGCTACCCGCGTCTCGACGGTGTATCGAAATGGCCGATATGGCCCCTGTCCGACATTCCCGTACTCGGGCCGATCCTCTTCAACCATAATCCGGTCGTTTACCTGGCAATTGCCTTCGTCGCGCTCTTTGCCTGGGTGTACCGGATGACCCATCTCGGCTCCGTCCTGCAGGCTGCCGGCGACAAGCCCGCGGCACTGGACGCCATGGGCGTGGACGTGTTCCGCACCCGCAGCCTTGCCGTTCTGGCCACCGGCGCGCTGGCGGGGCTTGGCGGCGCTTTCATGTCGGTGGCTGTCGCCGGCGTCTTCATCCCCTTCATGAGCCATGGCAACGGCTTCATCGCCATCGTTCTTGCCATGCTGGCACGAGGACGTCCGCTCTGGGTCCTTGGAGGAGCATTGCTTTTCGGAGCCAGTCTTTCGCTTACCACGGCGCTGCAGGTGGCGGGGGTGAATGTGCCCACCGACGTCATCCAGATGCTGCCTTTTGCGATGGTGATGATGGTCCTGCTCGTCGCCGGCCGGAAGGCGAGCCTTCCGCAGGCCTTGGGCGAGAGCTTCGTGCGGGGGGCACGCTGA
- a CDS encoding sugar ABC transporter codes for MQATIEATASPSREPGTPFIGLRGVTKRFPGVIANNNVNIDIWPGEVHVLLGENGAGKSTLVGMLSGLQQPDEGAIEIDGTAVTISSPRQALSFGIGTVFQHSMLVPSLSVVDNFTLDGVWWRKPDRSGVARRIHEIAERVGLRVDPFALVSTLSLGERQQVEILRALMRGSRCLILDEATAMLTPHEATALGALMRRLAADGLAVIFITHKLNEALAYGDRISVLRLGRNAGSIGPQELRDQSDEENTGNIIGFMFGQSAVGKTTDQPRPQRDFGAVILKVEGLTSQAGRIPLANIAFSVRAGEILGIAGIDGNGQKELAEALAGQTEASGSVQLNGAEIGSHNVGARRMAGLRYVTDDRLGEGTVGIFSVATNFLLKDIGATPFWRKGLEKPKAINAQAAEHVRNFDIRTPSIQTPVGTLSGGNIQKVLLARELTGAAEAVIFAKPTYGLDVKNIRATRERIREAANSGKAVLLISTDLDELLELSDRISVIDRGRLLGAIENGPGARDAVGRLMSTGEEE; via the coding sequence ATGCAGGCGACAATCGAGGCAACAGCCTCTCCGTCACGCGAACCCGGGACACCGTTCATCGGTCTGCGCGGCGTTACCAAACGCTTTCCCGGCGTCATCGCCAACAACAATGTCAACATCGACATCTGGCCCGGTGAAGTCCATGTGCTTCTCGGCGAAAACGGCGCGGGCAAGTCGACCCTGGTCGGCATGCTCTCCGGCCTGCAGCAGCCGGACGAAGGGGCCATAGAGATCGACGGAACCGCCGTCACCATTTCGTCGCCCCGCCAGGCACTCTCCTTTGGCATTGGAACAGTCTTCCAGCATTCCATGCTGGTCCCAAGCCTCAGTGTCGTGGACAATTTCACGCTTGACGGCGTCTGGTGGCGCAAACCGGATCGAAGCGGCGTTGCCAGGCGCATTCACGAGATTGCGGAGCGCGTTGGCCTGCGGGTCGATCCTTTCGCACTGGTCTCCACCTTGTCGCTCGGCGAACGCCAGCAGGTCGAGATCCTGCGCGCCCTCATGCGCGGCAGCCGATGCCTGATCCTCGATGAGGCGACAGCGATGCTGACCCCGCACGAGGCAACGGCCCTCGGCGCTTTGATGCGCCGGCTTGCCGCCGACGGTCTCGCGGTCATCTTCATTACCCACAAACTGAATGAGGCACTGGCCTATGGCGACCGGATCTCGGTGTTGCGGCTCGGGCGCAATGCAGGGTCCATCGGTCCGCAGGAACTCCGGGACCAATCCGACGAAGAGAACACCGGCAACATCATCGGCTTCATGTTCGGTCAGTCCGCCGTCGGAAAGACAACCGACCAGCCCCGCCCTCAACGGGATTTCGGGGCGGTCATCCTGAAGGTCGAGGGGCTGACTTCGCAGGCAGGGCGCATTCCGCTGGCCAATATCGCTTTCAGCGTACGCGCCGGCGAAATCCTGGGGATCGCCGGTATCGATGGCAACGGACAGAAGGAACTTGCCGAAGCCTTGGCCGGCCAAACGGAAGCGTCCGGAAGCGTACAGCTCAACGGCGCGGAGATCGGTTCCCATAATGTCGGGGCGCGCCGCATGGCCGGATTGAGATACGTCACCGATGATCGACTGGGCGAAGGCACGGTGGGCATCTTCAGCGTGGCCACCAACTTCCTGCTGAAAGACATCGGCGCCACACCCTTCTGGCGCAAGGGCCTGGAAAAGCCGAAGGCGATCAATGCGCAGGCGGCCGAGCATGTCCGTAATTTCGATATTCGCACGCCAAGCATTCAGACGCCGGTCGGCACGCTTTCCGGCGGCAATATCCAGAAGGTCCTGCTGGCGCGGGAACTGACCGGGGCGGCGGAAGCGGTGATCTTCGCAAAGCCGACCTATGGCCTCGACGTCAAGAACATTCGCGCGACACGCGAGCGTATCCGCGAGGCTGCCAATAGCGGCAAGGCGGTCCTGTTGATTTCCACCGATCTCGATGAACTTCTCGAGCTTTCCGATCGGATCAGCGTGATTGACAGGGGCAGATTGCTGGGCGCTATCGAGAACGGCCCCGGTGCCCGCGATGCAGTCGGTCGCCTGATGAGTACCGGAGAAGAAGAATGA
- a CDS encoding hydrophobe/amphiphile efflux-1 family RND transporter, translating into MASFFIGRPVFAIVLAISTMLAGVMGIYSLSISQYPDISPVTVRISATYSGATAEAVENSVTKKIESAMTGLDGLLYMESTSSTGSASISLTFENGTDAEIAQVEVQNKLSRVESQLPDAVQDEGVQVSRSPSGILMIGNIVSRDGRYTSDQLSDIMSSQIEERIERLDGVGSVQSFGSGYAMRIWLDPAKMEKYQLVPGDVTDAISAQNIQVAAGSIGATPVVKGQQLKASIVARTQMTSVDEFQRIILKTSSDGAVVRLADVARVEIGLESYGQSSTYNGMPAAGFGVQLASGANAINTAELVHAELDSLKSGLPEGVEIAYSYETTPFVELSIEKVVHTLIEAILLVFVVLLLFLQNLRATLIPMIAVPVVLLGTFGVLAVLGYSINMLTMFAMVLAIGLLVDDAIVVVENVERIMRDEKLSARLATEKSMGEITGALIGIALVLTAVFIPMAFFSGSVGVIYRQFSVTIASAMLLSVLVAIILTPALCAMLLKPTHGGLMARWLGWFDRGFERLTGRYAASVRYLVVRPLRMFVVFAALLGAAYGLYTKLPTSFLPEEDQGVLMTQISLPEGANAARTQAVIDIVEDYFLNHEKDAVQSVFMTLGFGFSGTGENAAMAFVRLKDFDQRSDDRLLASAVQQRGSAYFRKIRDAEVFVLQPPAIQGLGQTSGFSMYLEDTGNKGRDALRAASNQLADDSRGNALISDIRGNTRTLEAQLKINIDQEKASALGISLSDLNSMINTVFSGTNVNDFIYKGEIKPVYVQADAPYRMQPGDVDLWAVKNSNGDMIPFSAFASTEWEQGSPSLARFNGTAAISINGSAASGVSSGDAMTEAEKLVANLDGGYSASWSGLSYQERLAGSQEALLYAVSLVVVFLCLAALYESWSIPFSVILAVPVGVLGALLFAWLFDQSNDVYFKVGLLTTIGLTAKNAILIVEFAKDLTDQGKSAIEAVVEAARLRLRPIVMTSLAFILGVLPLARATGAGSAAQNAIGIGVMGGMIFATLLGVIFVPLLFVTISRLSRRRVGDREQVAPTHAE; encoded by the coding sequence CTGGCGAGTTTCTTCATAGGGCGTCCTGTGTTTGCGATCGTGCTGGCAATCAGCACCATGCTTGCCGGCGTGATGGGCATTTACTCGCTGTCCATATCGCAATATCCCGACATTTCTCCCGTAACGGTTCGCATCAGCGCAACATATTCAGGCGCGACGGCCGAGGCCGTGGAAAACTCCGTCACGAAAAAAATCGAAAGCGCCATGACGGGCCTTGATGGCTTGCTCTACATGGAATCCACATCGAGCACCGGTTCTGCTTCGATCTCGCTGACCTTTGAGAATGGGACCGATGCGGAAATTGCGCAGGTGGAGGTCCAGAACAAGCTTTCACGCGTGGAATCACAGTTGCCTGACGCGGTGCAGGATGAAGGCGTCCAGGTCAGTCGTTCGCCTTCCGGCATCCTGATGATCGGCAACATCGTTTCCCGTGACGGGCGTTACACCTCCGATCAGCTTTCCGACATCATGTCGAGCCAGATCGAGGAGCGGATCGAGCGCCTCGATGGCGTGGGTTCGGTGCAGTCCTTCGGTTCGGGATACGCCATGCGGATTTGGCTGGATCCGGCGAAGATGGAAAAGTACCAGCTTGTGCCCGGTGACGTGACGGACGCGATCAGCGCACAAAATATCCAGGTCGCAGCCGGATCGATAGGCGCCACGCCGGTTGTGAAGGGCCAACAGCTCAAGGCCAGCATCGTTGCCCGCACCCAGATGACGTCGGTGGACGAGTTTCAGAGGATCATCCTCAAAACCTCGAGCGACGGTGCTGTCGTGCGCCTTGCAGATGTCGCGCGGGTCGAGATCGGCTTGGAGAGCTATGGTCAGAGTTCGACCTATAACGGCATGCCGGCAGCAGGTTTTGGCGTGCAGCTCGCCTCCGGAGCCAATGCCATCAACACCGCCGAACTCGTTCATGCGGAGCTTGACAGTCTCAAGAGCGGGCTGCCTGAAGGCGTGGAAATCGCCTACTCGTATGAGACCACCCCATTCGTCGAGCTTTCAATCGAAAAGGTCGTACACACGCTGATCGAGGCCATCCTGCTGGTCTTCGTCGTGCTGTTGCTTTTCCTGCAGAACCTGCGTGCGACCCTCATTCCGATGATCGCAGTGCCGGTTGTTCTGCTCGGTACATTCGGCGTATTGGCGGTACTTGGCTACTCTATCAACATGTTGACGATGTTCGCGATGGTGCTGGCAATCGGCCTGCTTGTCGACGATGCGATTGTCGTGGTGGAGAACGTCGAACGCATCATGCGAGACGAGAAGCTCTCCGCGCGATTGGCTACCGAAAAATCGATGGGCGAAATCACCGGCGCGCTGATCGGCATCGCGCTCGTGCTGACGGCTGTATTCATTCCGATGGCATTCTTCTCCGGTTCCGTCGGGGTCATCTATCGGCAGTTTTCGGTTACCATTGCGAGCGCGATGCTCCTTTCCGTACTTGTCGCGATCATCCTGACTCCGGCGCTCTGCGCCATGTTGCTGAAGCCCACCCATGGCGGACTGATGGCTCGATGGCTCGGCTGGTTCGACAGGGGTTTCGAACGCCTCACGGGCCGGTATGCTGCTTCGGTACGATATCTGGTTGTCCGGCCTTTGCGCATGTTTGTCGTGTTCGCAGCGCTTCTTGGAGCAGCTTACGGCCTCTACACCAAGCTTCCGACCTCGTTCCTTCCGGAAGAGGATCAAGGCGTCCTGATGACCCAGATCAGCCTGCCGGAAGGCGCGAACGCGGCTCGCACGCAGGCCGTGATCGATATCGTCGAGGATTATTTCCTCAATCATGAAAAGGATGCCGTCCAGAGCGTGTTCATGACGCTCGGCTTTGGTTTCAGCGGCACTGGCGAGAATGCTGCAATGGCCTTCGTTCGTCTCAAGGACTTCGATCAGCGAAGCGACGATCGCCTGCTGGCATCCGCAGTCCAGCAGCGTGGCTCCGCCTATTTCCGGAAAATTCGAGATGCGGAGGTGTTTGTGCTGCAGCCGCCGGCGATCCAGGGGCTTGGCCAGACAAGCGGCTTTTCGATGTATCTCGAAGACACCGGCAATAAGGGCAGGGATGCGCTGAGGGCGGCCAGCAACCAGCTTGCCGATGACTCTCGTGGGAATGCGCTGATCTCGGATATTCGAGGCAATACCCGGACGCTGGAAGCCCAGCTCAAGATCAACATCGATCAGGAGAAGGCAAGCGCGCTCGGCATCAGCCTTTCCGATCTCAACAGCATGATCAATACCGTCTTCTCGGGAACCAACGTCAACGACTTCATCTACAAGGGCGAGATCAAACCCGTCTATGTTCAGGCTGATGCCCCCTACCGAATGCAGCCCGGTGATGTCGATCTCTGGGCGGTCAAGAACAGCAATGGCGACATGATCCCGTTTTCCGCCTTTGCGAGCACGGAATGGGAGCAGGGCTCACCGTCCCTGGCGAGGTTCAACGGTACCGCGGCTATTTCAATCAATGGCTCGGCCGCGTCGGGGGTGAGTTCCGGCGACGCCATGACGGAAGCTGAAAAGCTGGTTGCCAATCTCGACGGTGGGTACAGTGCCTCGTGGTCGGGCCTGTCATATCAGGAGCGGTTGGCCGGCTCGCAGGAGGCATTGCTCTACGCGGTGTCGCTCGTGGTCGTCTTCCTTTGCCTTGCGGCGCTCTATGAAAGCTGGTCGATCCCGTTCTCGGTTATTCTGGCGGTCCCCGTCGGGGTGCTCGGGGCACTGCTGTTCGCCTGGCTGTTCGATCAATCCAACGACGTCTATTTCAAGGTCGGCTTGCTGACCACGATCGGGTTGACGGCCAAGAATGCCATTCTGATCGTGGAATTCGCAAAGGATCTCACGGATCAGGGAAAGAGCGCAATCGAAGCGGTCGTGGAGGCAGCTCGCCTGCGCTTGCGCCCAATCGTCATGACGTCTCTCGCATTCATTCTTGGCGTGTTGCCACTCGCCCGCGCGACGGGAGCCGGGTCGGCGGCCCAGAACGCAATCGGTATCGGTGTGATGGGCGGTATGATCTTCGCGACGCTTCTCGGCGTGATATTCGTACCGCTTCTGTTTGTGACAATCAGCCGGCTATCAAGGCGAAGGGTCGGGGATCGCGAGCAGGTTGCTCCGACACATGCTGAGTGA
- a CDS encoding salicylaldehyde dehydrogenase, giving the protein MTLQLLIGGKDHAASGDRAYERHDPVTGKVASVAAAATPADALAAVNAAAKAFAVWSAKGPEARRSVLMKAGEIMEHRAGDFISAMVEETGATKTWAGFNVHLAAGILLEAGAMTTQIGGEVIPSNKPGTLAMSVARPRGVCLGIAPWNAPVILGTRAVAMPLACGNTVVLKASEMCPRTHRLIGECLVEAGLPEGAINVISNAPEDAAEVVKALVEAPAVRHVNFTGSTAVGRIIGRLAGENLKPVLLELGGKAPFVVLDSADIDGAVNAAIFGAFMNQGQICMSTERIIVVEAVADDFVSRLAKRAYVLPYGDPRGDVVLGSLVNPSAAEKMDGLIADAVSKGAKVVAGGVRHGAVHSATLLDGVTSEMRIYSEESFGPVKSIIRVKDAEEAIRVANDTEYGLSSAVFAQDIRQALDVANKLQSGICHINGPTVADEPQMPFGGVKASGYGRFGGKAAIAEFTDLRWITIEDAGQHYPF; this is encoded by the coding sequence ATGACCCTGCAATTGCTGATCGGCGGGAAGGACCACGCCGCTTCTGGCGACCGAGCCTATGAACGCCATGATCCCGTAACAGGCAAGGTTGCCTCTGTAGCTGCTGCGGCGACACCTGCCGATGCACTCGCCGCTGTGAATGCTGCGGCAAAGGCCTTTGCCGTCTGGTCTGCCAAGGGCCCCGAGGCTCGCCGTTCCGTGCTGATGAAGGCGGGGGAGATCATGGAACACCGTGCCGGCGATTTCATCTCGGCGATGGTCGAGGAGACAGGCGCGACGAAGACCTGGGCCGGCTTCAACGTCCATCTGGCCGCCGGTATCCTGCTTGAGGCCGGCGCCATGACCACCCAGATCGGCGGCGAAGTCATCCCTTCCAACAAGCCCGGCACGCTGGCGATGTCGGTCGCCCGCCCGCGCGGCGTCTGCCTCGGTATCGCGCCGTGGAACGCGCCGGTCATTCTCGGCACGCGAGCAGTCGCGATGCCGCTCGCCTGCGGTAATACTGTGGTGCTCAAGGCATCGGAAATGTGCCCTCGCACCCATCGGCTGATCGGTGAGTGCCTGGTGGAAGCCGGATTGCCGGAAGGGGCGATCAACGTCATCAGCAATGCGCCGGAGGATGCGGCCGAGGTGGTGAAAGCTCTCGTAGAGGCTCCCGCCGTTCGTCACGTCAACTTCACCGGCTCGACGGCTGTCGGCCGCATCATCGGTCGATTGGCCGGTGAGAATCTCAAGCCGGTATTGCTGGAACTCGGCGGCAAGGCTCCGTTCGTCGTTCTGGACAGCGCGGACATCGACGGAGCGGTGAATGCAGCGATCTTCGGCGCCTTCATGAACCAGGGTCAGATCTGCATGTCGACGGAGCGGATCATCGTGGTCGAGGCGGTTGCCGATGACTTTGTCAGCCGCCTGGCCAAGCGCGCCTATGTCCTGCCCTATGGCGATCCACGCGGCGATGTCGTGCTGGGTTCGCTGGTCAACCCGAGTGCTGCTGAAAAAATGGATGGCCTGATTGCCGATGCCGTCTCCAAGGGTGCCAAGGTCGTCGCGGGCGGCGTGCGTCACGGTGCCGTCCATTCGGCGACGCTTCTCGATGGTGTGACATCCGAGATGCGCATCTATTCCGAGGAATCCTTCGGTCCGGTGAAGTCGATCATCCGCGTCAAGGATGCGGAAGAGGCCATTCGCGTCGCCAACGACACCGAATACGGTTTGTCCTCGGCAGTCTTTGCCCAGGATATCCGGCAGGCGCTCGACGTTGCCAACAAGCTCCAGAGCGGCATCTGCCATATCAACGGTCCGACCGTTGCGGACGAGCCACAAATGCCGTTCGGCGGTGTCAAGGCCAGCGGCTATGGCCGGTTCGGAGGAAAGGCCGCAATCGCCGAATTCACCGACCTCCGCTGGATCACCATAGAAGACGCCGGTCAGCACTATCCGTTCTGA
- a CDS encoding 3-alpha-hydroxysteroid dehydrogenase, with amino-acid sequence MLNGKTIIVTGAASGIGAETARQIKAAGGRVIALDRNEPAFPVDAFHKIDLTDEAAVDGAIAALRPLKADGLANIAGVPPTASPQVVLTVNLVALKRLTLGLVDSLADRASIVNLASLAGLGWEGNVAAIKAASGLTHAGVAGFCAEHAITAENSYFFTKQALVAWTHEHRWTWRERGIRINAVSPGPVETPILVDFLETLGERAEEDMRIMDRPGTPLDIAPVVVFLLSEGSRWIRGANIPVDGGMRAHIDATTAGLS; translated from the coding sequence ATGTTGAATGGCAAGACTATCATCGTCACGGGTGCTGCTTCCGGCATCGGGGCGGAAACCGCGCGGCAGATCAAGGCCGCCGGTGGTCGTGTGATTGCTCTCGACCGCAACGAGCCTGCCTTCCCTGTCGATGCCTTTCACAAGATCGACCTGACAGACGAGGCTGCCGTCGATGGTGCGATAGCCGCGTTGCGTCCGCTCAAGGCCGACGGGCTCGCCAACATTGCCGGCGTGCCGCCGACCGCATCGCCGCAGGTAGTGTTGACCGTCAATCTGGTTGCGTTAAAGAGGCTGACGCTCGGTCTCGTCGACAGCCTTGCGGACAGAGCCTCGATCGTCAATCTGGCGTCGCTGGCCGGTCTTGGCTGGGAAGGTAATGTCGCCGCCATCAAGGCGGCGTCGGGGCTCACCCATGCCGGTGTGGCAGGCTTCTGCGCCGAGCATGCGATCACGGCGGAGAACAGCTATTTCTTTACGAAGCAGGCGCTCGTGGCCTGGACCCATGAACACCGCTGGACATGGCGGGAACGTGGCATCCGCATCAATGCGGTCAGTCCCGGTCCCGTCGAAACGCCGATCTTGGTCGATTTCCTCGAGACGCTCGGCGAGCGGGCGGAAGAGGACATGCGCATCATGGATCGGCCAGGTACGCCACTGGACATAGCTCCCGTCGTCGTATTCCTGTTGTCGGAGGGATCGCGCTGGATCCGCGGCGCGAATATTCCCGTCGATGGTGGCATGCGGGCGCATATCGATGCGACGACCGCCGGCCTGTCCTGA